The Hemicordylus capensis ecotype Gifberg chromosome 5, rHemCap1.1.pri, whole genome shotgun sequence nucleotide sequence agttccctccctggcatctccaagataggactgagagagactccgcctgcaactttggagaagccactgccagtctgtgaagacaatactgcttgatggaccaatggtctgactctgtttaaggcagcttcctatgttcctatgagtaatAAATGCTTTtgagtaataaataaattttgaatgCTTAGGTGCTGTTCACAAAAAGctgaaaatttatttttcttgaatttaaaaaggggtttgggctaaatgtattttgtttttaacaaagtATATAGGAATCACAAATTGCCCCCAGCATCATGCAGTTTTCCCCCAATCTCATGCTGAAGGTCTTCATGAAGTTCCTCCTCAACTCTCAGAATCATCTCAAGCTTTTGTAGGACAGGAATAAATTCCTCTTCTTCCGTAGCTTATTCTTCTCCCATGGTTTATGATGGTTTTGCAACTCCCTCACTTTCATCTACATTGGGCCCCGTCAGAGGATAGACTGGACAGTGCACAGATTCAATTTAGACAGAGTAACTGGTACCTCTGGGAGTTAAATGGGCATTTATCAAAATGAAGGAAAGCCCATCAATTTTAAGGGACTGAACAGCTGTAAGACACACTGCAGGCAGTTATTATTTGTTAGCAGGAGTGAAGGAAAGAACTGCTGTGAGTTGATCTAAACGGACTCTTACACAGGAGTCCAGAAATATTGTTTGGCTTTCTACCCAGGctttatttgtggttgccaccaacctcTCCATCTCCCATGTACTTTGGCATGCACAAAATATTTGGGACAGAGACAGGATATTCTCTTATTTATGCAGGGGTATGGAGACCATTTTCACCCCAAAAGAAGCAAGAATTTCTCCCACTGTTTTTTACCTTCTCCATACCCCTGTGGAAATGAGAGCGCCAAGGATGGGATCTACATACCGCTAAATGACTCACTTACCAGGGCACTCTGCTCTCCAGGCAACACTTGAGTGGATTTGTGGCTGCCTAGCAGTGatccttctaaggcgtgcacatgtgcgtttgctcacatgttttttaatgtctgctcagttaatttttgatcctgctcaggttgaatcaggaaggtcctctctttgagtgcatgtgtgcacacactgaaaATATTAAGACTGCCTAGTCTTATAGATCTAATTTCCAACCCAGTGATAAAGCCCTTCACCATGAACACTTTGAGGAAAGCAGCAAGAATTTCACTTTTTACACTTTTACTCTGATTAAGAGCATTGAAGAGTCTTATGGAAGACTGAAATAGGATAGGAGAAGCCTGTTTAGAACTCAGCTGGTGTATGTAAGGATGCATCATGAATATAGATACCCCCCATGATTGCCACAATTCCTCCGGTCAAATAAAGCTGTTTGAGAGGAGACATCTCAGTCTTGTTAAAACATCTGAATCACACTCACACGATTCAGGATGATGACTGACTTCCTCTTTGGAATCAAAAACCTGATTACTGAATCTATTTATAAAAAGGAGAGCAATGTGAATTTCTCCCATTAGCTTCTGTGTCATACTTATCTAAAAACAAAGCTATCAGACGAGCCTGCAATTGGGCTTCAGGATTATACTGAATTACACTGATTATCCTGAATCTTTGATATAGCTTCCACCCTCCAACTTTGCCCTTGTAATGCagatgaaggagagagagagagagagagattatgagATAGCCACCATACATTACCCAGTAGGGAAAGGTTGGGGAAATGATTGCCTATGATGAAGGGGTTGGGGTAGGCTATACttttccaaaaagaaatattGGGGAAGTATTTGTGGGTAAAAACTGAAAGACAGAGAGTTCTCCAGGAAGACTTACTTGAGGCACCTCCACTGCTACGAATGCTAACAGGGTGAGAGTTGGCTTGGCCCTCCTTCGGTGACTTCACAATCACAAAGTCTTCAATCTCACTAGTAACAGAATTGGCATCAGAATTCCCAGGTGGTGATCGCTTGGCCCTTTTGAAAAATCCACTGCCAAACCTCTTGCCCTGCTTGGAGCCAGCCTCTCCATTGGCAGCATCATCCTTCCTGAGGTCACGAATTGACTCTCTAGATTTGGACTTATATTTCAGGTCCAGATTGAACCGAGGAAATAACTTACGAGGACTCCGGTTTGCTCTGTTCAGATCCTCAAACGGAGGCTCAATATCTGGCAGCACTTGCTCCTCTGTGACAAGATCATCCAGAAATTTGTGTAGTCGCTTATTTGACTcactttcttcttcccttctttctAGTTCCCCTTGTGACTCATGCCTCTGGCGTGAGGCCCAGCGCATCATTTCTCCTGGAGGAACCCCTACCACCAATCCATATTTTGGGCTGATGGCCTTCCGAGCCACAGTAGAAGAGGAAAACCCCTGTTTCCCAATGCCTTGACGGAAAGGGCATGGAATGTTCAGCTCTTTGTAGAGATTGACCTCCTCTGAAATGGCATAGAGCTCCCGGAATTCAATGTCAAACACCTCCACGTTCTGCCCTGTTAAGACCAAGAGAATGTTCCTGTCTATGTGGGAGGAGGTCCATGTGAAACTATAAAATGGAGAAAGAGCTGTTAGATGGCAATCAGAAACAGATACTTTCTCGCATCCAAGCTATGCCATTCAGAGGAAACTAGTAACCAGAGATTATAGCAACCCACCCAAGTAAGCAGCAAAAGGGTTTGTTAATTCAATGCTTGTTATTGGGAGACACTTATAGCAAAAAGAGCCTTGTAAGCCTGGATGCATACATTCAGATTGGTGTACCTAACACAGTCTGGCTAGCCCCATTATTAGGAATATTGAATCAAACCTAGCTAGTAAGGATACTCCCTGGAGGAGGCAGAAAACTGTCATGTCAATATATCACTCAAACACCAAGATTAGGAAATATCTTAGCCTgaggccttggagagccactgaaaGTAAAAGAGTGCAATCAGGGCTAGTTCATTAATGAGTGTGGTGAGGTGGGTTGGTGGGAGGAGGTGCCCCATGTGCCTCTCACTCACCAGCCACCTCCACCCTGCCACCCCTGTCATTCAGCAGCCGTGTGTCAGTCACCACCATTCCTCCTCTTGTAGTTTCAAACTACAGCGGGAAGGGAGCAGAGAAGAGGAGAGTAGTGGGCTATAGTATACCAAAGATGCTCTATCTTGGAAGAGTCCAGGGAGTGGGAGGAAAGAGTAGCAGGTGGCACACCCTGTGAGCCTCTGAGGGATAGTGGTGAGGGAAGAGTGGTGCATTGTGAATGCTGTGTAGTAGGGAGTGCTACTGTGCCACCTCAGGCATTAGGAAGACGGGGcttgagcccccaccccccaattctgGGATAGATGGACTAATTGTATCTGACATATTATCATTACGTATGTATATAGTAACATTAACATACATGGCTCTTTATGAGGAATGAGAGTATAAACTTGAGGGGGTTTATAGTCCAGATTATGACacaagaaaggggaggggagcagaggtaGGGTAAACAGGGGAAAACATTCAATCATTTCTGCTTGTTTTAGGTACACATATACAAATTAAGTTAATATCATATGTAAAGAATAGACTAAACTAAATTTGGAAATTTGGAAAGGCCTAGGGCAAGTTCAGTATATGTATGGTGCTCCTAAGTGAATAAATGACCTGTAGGATCCAGTAATGACTTTTTCACCATCCACCATCAGGAATCGGGAAGCCAAGTTGCCTTTGATCTTCCCTGATGGCATGTAGAACCCAACACCAGTCACACACCGCACTCGGATATTCTGATACAGAGGGAAAAACAAAGGCACAGTAAGCAACTTATAAAGGATGTTTTATAAACTGCTAGACATGG carries:
- the FAM83F gene encoding protein FAM83F, translated to MAGSQQLCLEDGHVNEKVSDSQPRFYYSEEQRRAVEVLVAQGEKGYKERLKKEQLRDFLSSRERQALRGGWRAYEAHLEGGKPLLGPSGKPLSLAYWPERSDTEIPPLDLGWTNHTFYRGVSRLALFTHPRKEDHAPHVKEVVREMIQQARKIIAVVMDQFTDRDIFRDIVEAANRRRIPVYIILDEEGSTFFLEMCKGMELNDFQIRNIRVRCVTGVGFYMPSGKIKGNLASRFLMVDGEKVITGSYSFTWTSSHIDRNILLVLTGQNVEVFDIEFRELYAISEEVNLYKELNIPCPFRQGIGKQGFSSSTVARKAISPKYGLVVGVPPGEMMRWASRQRHESQGELERREEESESNKRLHKFLDDLVTEEQVLPDIEPPFEDLNRANRSPRKLFPRFNLDLKYKSKSRESIRDLRKDDAANGEAGSKQGKRFGSGFFKRAKRSPPGNSDANSVTSEIEDFVIVKSPKEGQANSHPVSIRSSGGASSKMSQSSPTGEKAKQSACVVS